In Lysobacter firmicutimachus, one genomic interval encodes:
- the fdhD gene encoding formate dehydrogenase accessory sulfurtransferase FdhD encodes MIANPNPPAADIAAEPGAVRRQVRRRRGDRCEDGLDAIAAEVPVSLIYNDTPFAVMMATPADLEDFARGFSLSEAIVADPAELRIEAVAHGLDGAQLRLRIPEPRAQALAHRRRSLEGRSGCGVCGSESVDALLRVPPQVGAGAAIAGAALARALRELRAQQPLNALTGATHAAAWAGRDGRIALVREDVGRHNALDKLIGALAAAGVDPSQGFAVVTSRASYEMAMKAAQAGIPLLAAMSAPTALAIALADSARLTLIGFARDDGYAVYTHPRRLLDDARADADATGTPP; translated from the coding sequence ATGATCGCGAACCCGAACCCGCCCGCCGCCGACATCGCCGCCGAACCCGGCGCGGTACGGCGACAGGTACGCCGCCGGCGCGGCGATCGCTGCGAAGACGGCCTCGACGCAATCGCCGCCGAAGTGCCGGTGAGCCTGATCTACAACGACACGCCGTTCGCGGTGATGATGGCCACCCCGGCCGACCTGGAAGATTTCGCCCGCGGCTTCTCGCTCAGCGAAGCCATCGTCGCCGATCCCGCCGAGCTGCGTATCGAGGCCGTCGCCCACGGCCTGGACGGCGCGCAACTGCGCCTGCGCATTCCCGAGCCGCGCGCGCAGGCCCTGGCTCACCGCCGGCGCAGCCTGGAAGGACGCAGCGGCTGCGGCGTGTGCGGCAGCGAAAGCGTGGACGCGTTGTTGCGCGTGCCGCCGCAGGTCGGCGCCGGCGCGGCGATCGCCGGCGCCGCCCTCGCCCGCGCCTTGCGCGAGCTGCGCGCGCAACAGCCACTCAATGCGCTGACCGGCGCCACCCATGCCGCGGCCTGGGCCGGACGCGACGGCCGCATCGCGCTGGTGCGCGAGGACGTCGGCCGGCACAACGCGCTGGACAAGCTGATCGGCGCCCTCGCCGCGGCCGGCGTCGATCCGTCGCAAGGCTTCGCCGTGGTCACCAGCCGCGCCAGCTACGAGATGGCGATGAAGGCCGCGCAAGCCGGCATTCCGCTGCTGGCGGCGATGTCGGCGCCGACCGCGCTGGCGATCGCCCTGGCCGACAGCGCGCGGCTGACCCTGATCGGCTTCGCCCGCGACGACGGCTATGCCGTCTACACCCATCCCCGGCGCCTGCTCGACGACGCGCGCGCCGATGCCGACGCCACCGGAACGCCGCCATGA
- a CDS encoding DUF885 domain-containing protein, whose protein sequence is MRLRPSPTPFASAPRPLAFGLLAPALLALALSGCGPRDTAEPAAGTAPAAAIAKAGASDPAADTAFAALSKRWLDEVMRLNPVSATQIGDHRFDSEVDDLSAAGRQRQLDFNRKLLAELDAIDAAKLSRENQVDAAILRNRLESEVWSLQTLQSWAWDPMIYNGLAGDAIYNLMAREFAPMPQRLKSATARMEKIPQIFAQARANLDPARVPKIHAETVSKQNAGVLSLIDTFIAPNAGQLKGAERKRLDAAVAGLRKAVAEQQDWLDKTLVPNAKGNFRIGQTLYDEKLKFSLNASLSRAEIKQRAQAELARVREEMYAIAQRELKDKPGAPALPDKPTPEQQQKAIEAALELAYADKPARDKVVDFAKQTTADATAFTRAKNLVTVPDAPVKIILMPEFQRGVALAYCDSPGPLDKGLDTYYAISPIPDDWNAQQVDSFLREYNSRMVHLLSIHEAMPGHYLEGAHSAKAPSTLRAVLRSGVFAEGWAVYTEDMMADAGYLDGDPLFRLVQLKFYLRSIGNAILDQGVQVEDWSREQAMEFMTRQTFQQEREAAGKWVRAQLTSAQLPTYFVGAQEHFDMRKAVQAKLGDKFEQKAYHDQVLSYGAPPVRFVRQLMLDEPIR, encoded by the coding sequence ATGCGTCTGCGCCCCTCCCCCACCCCGTTCGCCTCCGCTCCGCGTCCGCTCGCGTTCGGCCTGCTCGCACCGGCCCTGCTCGCCCTGGCCCTGTCCGGCTGCGGTCCGCGCGACACTGCCGAGCCCGCGGCCGGCACCGCCCCGGCGGCCGCGATCGCCAAGGCCGGCGCTTCCGACCCGGCCGCCGACACCGCCTTCGCCGCGCTGTCCAAGCGCTGGCTGGACGAGGTCATGCGGCTCAACCCGGTCAGCGCCACCCAGATCGGCGACCACCGATTCGACAGCGAGGTCGACGATCTCAGCGCCGCCGGCCGCCAGCGCCAGCTCGACTTCAACCGCAAGCTGCTGGCCGAGCTGGACGCCATCGACGCCGCCAAGCTGTCGCGCGAGAACCAGGTCGACGCGGCGATCCTGCGCAACCGTCTGGAATCGGAAGTGTGGTCGCTGCAGACCCTGCAGAGCTGGGCCTGGGACCCGATGATCTACAACGGCCTGGCCGGCGATGCGATCTACAACCTGATGGCGCGCGAGTTCGCGCCGATGCCGCAGCGGTTGAAGTCGGCGACCGCGCGCATGGAGAAGATCCCGCAGATCTTCGCCCAGGCCCGCGCCAACCTCGACCCGGCGCGGGTGCCGAAGATCCACGCCGAGACCGTGTCCAAGCAGAACGCGGGCGTGCTCAGCCTGATCGACACCTTCATCGCACCCAACGCCGGCCAGCTCAAGGGCGCCGAGCGCAAACGCCTGGACGCGGCGGTCGCCGGGCTGCGCAAGGCGGTGGCCGAACAGCAGGACTGGCTCGACAAGACCCTGGTGCCGAACGCCAAGGGCAATTTCCGCATCGGCCAGACCCTGTACGACGAAAAGCTGAAGTTCTCGCTCAACGCCTCGCTGTCGCGCGCCGAGATCAAGCAGCGCGCCCAGGCCGAACTGGCGCGGGTGCGCGAGGAGATGTACGCCATCGCCCAGCGCGAGCTCAAGGACAAGCCCGGCGCGCCCGCGCTGCCGGACAAGCCGACGCCCGAGCAGCAGCAGAAGGCGATCGAGGCGGCGCTGGAACTGGCCTACGCCGACAAGCCGGCGCGCGACAAGGTGGTCGACTTCGCCAAGCAGACCACCGCCGACGCCACCGCCTTCACCCGCGCCAAGAACCTGGTCACCGTGCCGGACGCGCCGGTCAAGATCATCCTGATGCCGGAGTTCCAGCGCGGCGTGGCGCTGGCGTACTGCGACTCGCCGGGCCCGCTCGACAAGGGCCTGGACACCTATTACGCGATCTCGCCGATTCCCGACGACTGGAACGCGCAGCAGGTCGACTCGTTCCTGCGCGAGTACAACTCGCGCATGGTCCACCTGCTGTCGATCCACGAAGCGATGCCGGGCCACTACCTGGAAGGCGCGCATTCGGCCAAGGCGCCCTCGACCCTGCGCGCGGTGCTGCGTTCGGGCGTGTTCGCCGAAGGCTGGGCGGTCTACACCGAGGACATGATGGCCGACGCCGGCTACCTGGACGGCGACCCGCTGTTCCGCCTGGTCCAGCTCAAGTTCTACCTGCGCAGCATCGGCAACGCCATCCTCGACCAGGGCGTGCAAGTCGAGGACTGGAGCCGCGAGCAGGCGATGGAATTCATGACCCGGCAAACCTTCCAGCAGGAACGCGAGGCGGCCGGCAAATGGGTGCGCGCGCAGCTGACCTCGGCCCAGCTGCCGACCTACTTCGTCGGCGCGCAGGAGCACTTCGACATGCGCAAGGCGGTGCAGGCCAAGCTCGGCGACAAGTTCGAGCAGAAGGCCTATCACGACCAGGTGCTGTCCTACGGCGCGCCGCCGGTGCGCTTCGTGCGCCAGCTGATGCTGGACGAACCGATCCGCTGA
- a CDS encoding TonB-dependent receptor, with the protein MSFVFDASRAGVRYRRLALALSLALAAPLALAAEAAPQPDAEPGVTLDAVQVTGSNLKRSDEAGVNPVLVLDRAQIEKSGKVTVSDLLRSLTVNSGNSFNEQYTGSFANGSAGVSLRGLSQKNTLVLVNGYRVASYGFAQNTQDNFVDLNALPLGAIERVEILKDGASALYGSDAIAGVVNLILRRKTEGIEVDAAYGAATEGGIDQHRIGLRAGHGDPATDRYSLRFSLDVFQRGRLDADERDLTRDGDYRDQPGGRLAGWSTQGGAYLRNPRAPVAFPCQSGTQSRPYSDFGSPLPGNACAFNTQPFRTLVPDVERYQALLAGDVWFNDSLQGFAEALYSTSHNGTYFSAPMTVGAGLRAYDRSTGRLVDIPAVLPVGHPNNPYATPTPFEYSFLDLGARYKINKSEFSRVLVGLRGKGETWDWDVAASHSESRQHEYVRNFLNRYAFERVLRDGSYDFLDPARTPGALEALRLSTRRPGTYRLSTLNGKISGFPLQWRAGDVGVAAGVEFRNEAQDARTSPQVLSGTELRPAINLIDGDRRVSAAFFELSLKPWQSLEVQLAGRGDHYSDFGSAFSPKLGLRWQVGDDVLVRFNASRGFRAPSLPEIAQSTTISYGSVIDSFDPVQPGASRGVTILRAGNPDLKAERSSNINLGLLWSPDADTSLGVDLYRIRQDDLIAPDSVQYVVSNPQLNPGRITRDAQGRLQLVENRYANQGTLTTTGFDIEGRKVWRAGDAAWTLDGAWTRLLSYEQPQVAGQGALEGAGGNRFGALPKWRGITSLNYGRGDWTAQLSWRYIGGYRQQVVDARSNPGLDGEVDDHHQFDLYLGYEGLRDTTVYLSVQNLADKDPPFDPAGGALPYDISQYDALGRFVTVGFKHKF; encoded by the coding sequence ATGTCTTTCGTTTTCGATGCTTCCCGCGCCGGCGTGCGTTACCGACGACTCGCCCTCGCGCTGTCCCTGGCGCTGGCCGCGCCGCTGGCCCTGGCCGCGGAGGCCGCGCCGCAACCGGATGCCGAACCCGGCGTGACCCTGGACGCGGTCCAGGTCACCGGGTCCAACCTCAAGCGCAGCGACGAGGCCGGGGTCAATCCGGTGCTGGTGCTAGACCGCGCGCAGATCGAGAAGAGCGGCAAGGTCACCGTCTCCGACCTGCTGCGCAGCCTGACCGTCAACAGCGGCAACAGCTTCAACGAGCAGTACACCGGCAGCTTCGCCAACGGTTCGGCCGGCGTGTCGCTGCGCGGCCTGAGCCAGAAGAACACCCTGGTGCTGGTCAACGGCTATCGCGTCGCGTCCTACGGTTTCGCCCAGAACACCCAGGACAATTTTGTCGACCTCAACGCGTTGCCGTTGGGCGCGATCGAGCGGGTGGAAATCCTCAAGGACGGCGCCTCGGCGCTGTATGGCTCCGATGCCATCGCCGGCGTGGTCAATCTGATCCTGCGCCGCAAGACCGAAGGCATCGAAGTCGACGCGGCTTACGGCGCGGCCACCGAAGGCGGTATCGATCAGCACCGCATCGGCCTGCGCGCCGGCCATGGCGATCCGGCGACCGACCGCTACAGCCTGCGTTTCAGCCTCGACGTGTTCCAGCGCGGCCGGCTCGATGCCGACGAACGCGACCTGACCCGCGACGGCGACTACCGCGATCAACCCGGCGGACGCCTGGCCGGCTGGTCGACCCAGGGCGGTGCGTACCTGCGCAACCCGCGCGCGCCGGTCGCGTTCCCGTGCCAGTCCGGTACCCAGTCGCGGCCGTACAGCGACTTCGGCAGCCCGCTGCCGGGCAACGCCTGCGCCTTCAATACCCAGCCGTTCCGCACCCTGGTGCCGGATGTGGAGCGCTACCAGGCGCTGCTCGCCGGCGACGTGTGGTTCAACGATTCGCTGCAAGGCTTCGCCGAGGCGCTGTACAGCACCAGCCACAACGGTACCTACTTCAGCGCGCCGATGACGGTGGGCGCCGGCCTGCGCGCCTACGACCGCAGCACCGGCCGCCTGGTCGACATCCCGGCGGTGTTGCCGGTCGGCCATCCGAACAATCCGTATGCGACGCCGACGCCGTTCGAGTATTCCTTCCTGGACCTCGGCGCGCGCTACAAGATCAACAAGTCCGAGTTCTCGCGGGTGCTGGTCGGCCTGCGCGGCAAGGGCGAGACCTGGGACTGGGACGTCGCCGCCAGCCATTCGGAAAGCCGCCAGCACGAGTACGTGCGCAACTTCCTCAACCGCTATGCGTTCGAGCGGGTTTTGCGCGACGGCAGCTACGACTTCCTCGACCCCGCGCGCACTCCGGGCGCGCTGGAGGCGCTGCGCCTGTCGACCCGGCGTCCGGGCACGTACCGTCTGAGCACGCTCAACGGCAAGATCTCCGGCTTCCCGTTGCAGTGGCGCGCCGGCGACGTCGGCGTCGCCGCCGGCGTGGAGTTCCGCAACGAGGCCCAGGACGCGCGCACCAGCCCGCAGGTGTTGTCGGGCACCGAACTGCGCCCGGCGATCAACCTGATCGACGGCGACCGTCGGGTCTCGGCGGCGTTCTTCGAACTCAGCCTCAAGCCTTGGCAGTCGTTGGAGGTGCAGTTGGCCGGCCGCGGCGACCACTACAGCGACTTCGGCAGCGCGTTCTCGCCCAAGCTCGGCCTGCGTTGGCAGGTCGGCGACGATGTCCTGGTGCGCTTCAACGCCTCGCGCGGGTTCCGCGCGCCGTCGCTGCCGGAAATCGCCCAGAGCACCACGATCAGCTACGGCAGCGTGATCGATTCCTTCGATCCGGTGCAGCCCGGCGCCTCGCGCGGGGTGACCATCCTGCGCGCCGGCAATCCGGACCTGAAGGCCGAGCGTTCCAGCAACATCAATCTGGGCCTGCTGTGGTCGCCGGATGCCGATACCAGCCTCGGCGTGGACCTGTACCGGATCCGCCAGGACGATCTGATCGCGCCGGACAGCGTGCAGTACGTGGTCTCCAATCCGCAGCTCAACCCCGGCCGGATCACCCGCGACGCCCAGGGCCGTCTGCAACTGGTCGAGAACCGCTACGCCAACCAGGGCACCCTGACCACCACCGGTTTCGACATCGAAGGCCGCAAGGTCTGGCGCGCCGGCGATGCGGCCTGGACTCTGGACGGCGCGTGGACCCGCCTGCTCAGCTACGAGCAGCCGCAGGTGGCCGGGCAGGGGGCGCTGGAAGGCGCCGGCGGCAACCGTTTCGGCGCGTTGCCCAAGTGGCGCGGCATCACCTCGCTGAACTACGGCCGCGGCGACTGGACCGCGCAGCTGTCGTGGCGCTACATCGGCGGCTATCGCCAGCAGGTGGTGGACGCGCGCAGCAACCCCGGCCTGGACGGCGAGGTCGACGACCACCACCAGTTCGACCTGTACCTGGGCTACGAGGGCCTGCGCGACACCACGGTGTATCTGTCGGTGCAGAACCTGGCCGACAAGGACCCGCCGTTCGACCCGGCCGGCGGCGCGCTGCCGTACGACATCAGCCAGTACGACGCGCTGGGACGGTTCGTGACGGTGGGGTTCAAGCACAAGTTCTGA
- a CDS encoding DUF4349 domain-containing protein produces the protein MAYGFAKRLLAAALVAGTLAGAAGCAKHNSEAAADGAAASVAAPAAPPPEGGSADKADLGVLLAYEHRVQVRLPGERIATQAQAVQAACNAGKFGACAVLEMSQSGGDFPSAMLQVRVVPAGVEPLVALAGKGEEIGDRSIQADDLATAVRDNAMLRDRLQKEHARLLEFQQRQDLKIADVLTLSSRIAELEAQLQAAQQEAAQQQRRISTQLVTFDFETTRSQASRSEIGEAFRDFGGIVAAVVAFLIRAVAVLLPLTLALLPLLWLLRRYLRKRRQARGG, from the coding sequence ATGGCGTATGGATTCGCGAAGCGGCTGTTGGCCGCCGCGCTGGTGGCAGGGACCTTGGCGGGCGCGGCGGGCTGCGCCAAGCACAACAGCGAGGCGGCCGCCGACGGCGCCGCCGCATCGGTCGCCGCGCCGGCGGCGCCGCCGCCGGAAGGCGGCAGCGCCGACAAGGCCGACCTCGGCGTGCTGCTGGCCTACGAACATCGGGTGCAGGTGCGCCTGCCCGGCGAGCGCATCGCGACCCAGGCGCAGGCGGTGCAGGCCGCGTGCAACGCGGGCAAGTTCGGCGCCTGCGCCGTGTTGGAGATGAGCCAGAGCGGCGGCGATTTCCCCAGCGCGATGCTGCAGGTGCGGGTCGTGCCGGCCGGGGTCGAACCGCTGGTGGCGCTGGCCGGCAAGGGCGAGGAAATCGGCGACCGCAGTATCCAGGCCGACGACCTGGCCACGGCGGTGCGCGACAACGCCATGCTGCGCGATCGGTTGCAGAAGGAGCATGCGCGGCTGTTGGAATTCCAGCAGCGCCAGGACCTCAAGATCGCCGACGTGTTGACCCTGTCCAGCCGCATCGCCGAGCTCGAGGCGCAGTTGCAGGCGGCGCAGCAGGAAGCGGCGCAGCAGCAGCGGCGGATCTCGACCCAGCTGGTCACCTTCGATTTCGAAACCACCCGAAGCCAGGCCAGCCGCAGCGAAATCGGCGAAGCGTTCCGCGATTTCGGCGGCATCGTGGCGGCGGTGGTCGCGTTTCTGATCCGCGCCGTTGCGGTGTTGCTGCCGCTGACCCTGGCGCTGCTGCCGCTGTTGTGGCTGTTGCGCCGCTATCTGCGCAAGCGCCGACAGGCCCGCGGCGGCTGA
- the speG gene encoding spermidine N1-acetyltransferase — protein sequence MNASPATETDTAGDSGEAGGASVPIVTLRPLERGDLHFVHVLNNNRSVMGYWFEEPYESFVELEELYRKHIHDQSERRFIVQDGGQERVGLVELVEIDHLHRRAEFLIMISPEQQRRGYARAATRLAINYAFRVLNLYKLYLLVDVDNTHAIRIYEEAGFRREGVLIDEFFSDGRYHDVVRMCLFQHQALGLGEDGPLSRRQRRD from the coding sequence ATGAATGCGAGCCCTGCCACCGAAACCGACACCGCCGGCGATTCAGGCGAAGCCGGCGGCGCGTCCGTGCCGATCGTGACCTTGCGTCCGCTGGAACGCGGCGACCTGCACTTCGTCCACGTGCTCAACAACAACCGCAGCGTGATGGGCTACTGGTTCGAGGAGCCCTACGAGTCCTTCGTCGAACTCGAAGAGTTGTACCGCAAGCACATCCACGACCAGTCCGAGCGCCGCTTCATCGTCCAGGACGGGGGCCAGGAGCGGGTCGGCCTGGTCGAGCTGGTCGAGATCGACCACCTGCACCGCCGCGCCGAGTTCCTGATCATGATTTCGCCCGAACAGCAGCGGCGCGGCTACGCCCGCGCCGCGACCCGGCTGGCGATCAACTACGCGTTCCGGGTGTTGAACCTGTACAAGCTGTACTTGCTGGTCGACGTCGACAACACCCATGCGATCCGCATCTACGAAGAGGCCGGCTTCCGCCGCGAGGGCGTGCTGATCGACGAATTCTTCAGCGACGGCCGCTACCACGATGTGGTGCGGATGTGCCTGTTCCAGCACCAGGCGTTGGGCCTGGGCGAGGACGGGCCGCTGTCGCGGCGCCAGCGCCGCGACTGA
- a CDS encoding peptidylprolyl isomerase encodes MRWMPHAALFCLLTAALPAAQAQTAAGKGRTMQQVLDSSRPGDWRTLDPKNTLYLELAAGRVVIELAPQFAPAHVANIRALASNGYWNGLSINRVQDNYVVQWGDGNAEDAAKRKPLGRGIKPKLPAEFARKSQGLAMTVLPDADGWAPQAGFVAGFPAARDSATGSSWLAHCYGTVGAGRDMAADSSNGAELYVVIGQSPRHLDRNITTVGRVIQGIELLSALPRGTGPLGFYADPAQRTPIRAIRLASDVPKAERANLEVLRTDTPLFAELVESRRNRRDDWYLQPAGHINICNVPVPVREAAAATPAAAKSKKR; translated from the coding sequence ATGCGTTGGATGCCGCACGCCGCCCTGTTCTGCCTGCTGACCGCCGCCCTGCCCGCCGCCCAGGCGCAGACCGCCGCCGGCAAGGGCCGGACCATGCAGCAAGTGCTCGATTCCAGCCGACCCGGCGACTGGCGCACGCTGGACCCGAAGAACACCCTGTACCTGGAACTGGCGGCCGGCCGGGTGGTGATCGAGTTGGCGCCGCAGTTCGCGCCGGCGCACGTCGCCAACATCCGCGCCCTGGCGTCGAACGGTTACTGGAACGGCCTGAGCATCAACCGCGTCCAGGACAACTACGTCGTGCAATGGGGCGACGGCAACGCCGAAGACGCGGCCAAGCGCAAGCCGCTGGGCCGCGGAATCAAGCCCAAGCTGCCGGCCGAGTTCGCGCGCAAGAGCCAGGGCCTGGCGATGACCGTGCTGCCCGATGCCGATGGCTGGGCGCCGCAAGCGGGCTTCGTCGCCGGCTTCCCGGCCGCGCGCGATTCCGCCACCGGTTCGAGCTGGCTGGCGCATTGTTACGGCACGGTCGGCGCCGGCCGCGACATGGCCGCCGATTCCAGCAACGGCGCCGAACTCTATGTGGTGATCGGCCAGTCGCCGCGCCATCTGGACCGCAACATCACCACCGTCGGCCGGGTCATCCAGGGCATCGAACTGCTGTCGGCGCTGCCGCGCGGCACCGGCCCGCTGGGCTTCTACGCCGACCCAGCCCAGCGCACGCCGATCCGCGCGATCCGCCTCGCCAGCGACGTGCCCAAGGCCGAACGCGCCAATCTGGAAGTGCTGCGCACCGACACGCCGCTGTTCGCCGAACTGGTCGAATCGCGCCGCAACCGCCGCGACGACTGGTACCTGCAGCCGGCCGGCCACATCAATATCTGCAACGTGCCGGTGCCGGTGCGCGAAGCCGCGGCCGCGACGCCGGCCGCGGCCAAGAGCAAGAAGCGCTGA
- a CDS encoding DUF1579 family protein — protein MDFPRPDPAHLALLHRLAGDWTGPERAQPSPWGAGGESLGHGRYRVGLDGSALLQDYEQVKDGRVVFRGHGVFLIEPDSQDVLWWWFDSMGFPPAPARGRWQGDTLYFEKVTPQGESRYRYEFDGDRYRFVIENRFPGQADFAEFIRGDYTRQP, from the coding sequence ATGGACTTCCCGCGCCCCGACCCCGCCCACCTCGCCCTGCTGCATCGCCTGGCCGGCGACTGGACCGGCCCCGAACGGGCTCAGCCTTCGCCCTGGGGCGCCGGCGGCGAATCGCTCGGGCACGGCCGCTACCGGGTCGGCCTGGACGGCAGCGCGCTGTTGCAGGATTACGAACAGGTCAAGGACGGCCGGGTCGTGTTCCGCGGCCACGGCGTGTTCCTGATCGAGCCCGACAGCCAGGACGTGCTGTGGTGGTGGTTCGACTCGATGGGCTTCCCACCGGCGCCGGCGCGCGGCCGCTGGCAGGGCGACACCCTGTATTTCGAGAAAGTCACCCCGCAAGGCGAGTCGCGCTACCGCTACGAGTTCGATGGCGACCGCTACCGCTTCGTGATCGAGAACCGCTTCCCGGGCCAGGCCGACTTCGCCGAGTTCATCCGCGGCGACTACACTCGCCAGCCTTGA
- a CDS encoding PadR family transcriptional regulator — translation MDEFESQRRKFQKELSTGTVSLALLAVLGGAAEPMYGYQIAKRLEREGEGVLSGKQSALYPVLRNLGTAGLLDSHVEPSVTGPPRRYYRITDAGRQVLREWVSAWRATRDSVDSVLQGLDL, via the coding sequence GTGGACGAATTCGAAAGCCAACGGCGCAAGTTCCAGAAAGAGTTGAGCACCGGCACGGTCTCGCTGGCCCTGCTCGCGGTGCTCGGCGGGGCGGCCGAACCGATGTACGGCTACCAGATCGCCAAGCGCCTGGAACGCGAGGGCGAGGGCGTGCTGAGCGGCAAGCAGAGTGCGCTGTATCCGGTGCTGCGCAATCTCGGCACGGCCGGGTTGCTCGACAGCCATGTCGAGCCTTCGGTGACCGGGCCGCCGCGCCGCTACTACCGCATTACCGACGCCGGGCGGCAGGTACTGCGCGAATGGGTCTCCGCCTGGCGCGCCACCCGCGATTCCGTCGATTCCGTACTCCAGGGGCTAGACCTATGA
- a CDS encoding sensor domain-containing protein yields the protein MNATTTKAGFENARSEHERSEHAAAGLPHSIPEYLERLRAALAGADPALVQDALYDAEEYLRSEMAENPGRSEAEVIASVAGSYGAPDEVAEIYRDTEVKVQTALRPPAPRPRKSLLGRFFGVAAEPRTYAALFYMLLSLATGVFYFTWVTTGLSVSMGLMILIVGLPLLILFVGSVRVLALVEGRLVEAMLGERMPRRPLYSQRGRPLLERIKDMFTDPRTWGTLLYMLLMLPLGTVYFTVAMTGLSISLSLIFFPLLRLMGIGTIQVHGYDVFAAWEPWSWPATVLAGVVALFLTMHIARLVGHLHGQLAKHLLVRSAQYG from the coding sequence ATGAACGCCACCACCACGAAAGCCGGCTTCGAGAACGCGCGCTCCGAGCACGAGCGCTCCGAACACGCCGCCGCCGGCTTGCCGCACTCCATCCCCGAGTACCTGGAGCGCCTGCGTGCGGCGCTGGCCGGCGCCGACCCGGCGCTGGTGCAGGACGCGCTGTACGACGCCGAGGAGTATCTGCGCTCGGAAATGGCCGAAAACCCGGGCCGCAGCGAGGCCGAGGTGATCGCCTCGGTCGCCGGCAGCTACGGCGCCCCCGACGAGGTCGCCGAGATCTACCGCGACACCGAGGTCAAGGTGCAGACCGCGCTGCGGCCGCCGGCGCCGCGGCCGCGCAAGTCGCTGCTCGGCCGTTTCTTCGGCGTCGCCGCCGAACCGCGCACCTACGCCGCGCTGTTCTACATGCTGCTGTCGCTGGCCACCGGCGTGTTCTATTTCACCTGGGTCACCACCGGCCTGTCGGTGTCGATGGGCCTGATGATCCTGATCGTCGGCCTGCCGCTGCTGATCCTGTTCGTGGGTTCGGTGCGGGTGCTGGCCCTGGTCGAAGGCCGCCTGGTCGAGGCCATGCTCGGCGAACGCATGCCGCGGCGGCCGCTGTACAGCCAGCGCGGCCGGCCGTTGCTGGAGCGGATCAAGGACATGTTCACCGACCCGCGGACCTGGGGCACCCTGCTGTACATGCTGCTGATGCTGCCGCTGGGCACGGTCTACTTCACCGTCGCGATGACCGGGTTGAGCATCTCGCTGTCGCTGATCTTCTTCCCGCTGCTGCGCCTGATGGGCATCGGCACGATCCAGGTCCACGGTTACGACGTGTTCGCCGCCTGGGAACCCTGGTCGTGGCCGGCGACGGTGCTGGCGGGCGTGGTGGCGCTGTTCCTGACCATGCACATCGCCCGCCTGGTCGGACACCTGCACGGCCAACTGGCCAAGCACCTGCTGGTGCGCTCAGCGCAGTACGGTTGA